Proteins co-encoded in one Haladaptatus sp. ZSTT2 genomic window:
- a CDS encoding glycosyltransferase family 4 protein has protein sequence MDSVLLFTPIYPPYRGGGPNYYSSLINDLSEDIEIVVLTATHPEKPLRTTESGAIVYRALPRVRFFPRVVRALYEPLFAFILTLLLIFYHRIDLVHSHSTSIFAVGVGFATATTSRPIVYDCRDEEFPRFLVRIGRTPVWFSCAQNIEDRLVSAGIPRPRIIHTPVVNPPLVSVTQHNPTTCAEHSLVFVGALRKEKGVFLTIDAFAEHIERFPSARLRIVGAGPERDAIEDRLRRLALTEHVTLTGEVNHPEAVNHIANADVLLLPSASEGMPRVVIEAMSVGTPVLATRVGAIDEILSHGVNGLFIDDSTTSLLDALNRVFSDEVLLETITTGAEETTSDVEWGDVVASVQEGYDRALTDPKK, from the coding sequence ATGGATTCAGTGCTTCTTTTCACACCCATTTACCCTCCTTATCGCGGCGGCGGCCCGAATTACTATTCTTCGTTGATTAACGACCTTTCTGAAGATATCGAGATCGTCGTTCTCACTGCAACTCATCCTGAGAAGCCGCTTCGGACTACTGAATCTGGGGCCATAGTGTACAGAGCTCTCCCTCGAGTTCGTTTCTTTCCCCGGGTAGTCCGTGCACTTTATGAACCGCTTTTTGCCTTCATCCTCACTTTGCTACTCATCTTCTATCATCGAATTGACCTCGTTCATTCCCATTCAACGTCAATTTTCGCTGTTGGGGTCGGATTTGCAACGGCGACGACTAGCCGACCGATAGTGTATGATTGCCGTGATGAAGAGTTCCCACGGTTTCTCGTCCGTATTGGGAGGACTCCGGTGTGGTTTAGCTGTGCCCAGAACATCGAAGACCGGCTAGTTTCTGCCGGGATTCCACGACCCCGTATTATTCACACGCCAGTCGTTAATCCACCGCTTGTTTCTGTCACCCAACATAACCCTACAACCTGTGCTGAGCATTCTCTCGTTTTTGTGGGTGCGCTTCGCAAAGAAAAAGGAGTTTTCCTCACTATTGACGCCTTCGCAGAGCACATTGAACGCTTCCCAAGTGCACGACTGCGAATTGTTGGTGCAGGTCCCGAACGAGATGCAATCGAAGACCGTCTTCGCCGCCTTGCACTCACAGAACACGTCACGTTGACTGGAGAAGTAAACCATCCAGAGGCGGTCAATCACATCGCAAACGCAGATGTGTTACTCCTCCCGTCTGCGAGTGAGGGAATGCCACGAGTAGTCATTGAAGCGATGTCCGTTGGAACACCGGTTCTCGCGACGAGGGTCGGTGCTATCGATGAAATTCTTTCTCACGGGGTGAACGGTTTATTTATTGATGATTCTACCACGTCACTTCTTGATGCACTGAATCGTGTGTTTTCAGACGAAGTGTTACTAGAAACCATTACAACTGGGGCTGAAGAGACGACGAGTGATGTAGAGTGGGGCGATGTAGTTGCCAGTGTTCAAGAGGGCTACGACAGAGCGCTAACGGATCCCAAAAAATGA
- a CDS encoding glycosyltransferase family 4 protein has protein sequence MNDILRYARHTDIDITFEVVPLLWNDGPAKVSTQSIHYRGGSRFSRVKEVLLQIRKKRRSADLVHIVDLPPWVGLLFSLAAIDKPILFGPNIAGRMFPEALLDNQTLSVIEEEKAPLLRQWRLYGERVERTKLSLLSSPLFQSQGYLCFSEFMRTILVERGLDADQIHPLRSGVPTDIFYPTDQTADTAEMPFELLFVGKPTKRKGLQVLFKAISTLSDEGFAVRVRILGSTAPPENITVPRSIREQITFAGRVERSALAEEYRRADAYVIPSYYELESTSMIEALACGTPCVATDDASFREIGTDASCLFFEKGNAISLAQAIESLYDDYASYRTGAVTKADKYDIKYTFDDLISVYRSVL, from the coding sequence ATGAATGATATTCTTCGCTATGCCCGACACACTGATATCGATATTACATTTGAGGTCGTCCCACTGTTGTGGAACGATGGGCCAGCCAAGGTTTCTACACAATCTATTCACTACCGTGGCGGGAGTCGATTCTCTCGTGTAAAAGAAGTGCTTTTACAAATTCGAAAGAAACGACGATCAGCTGACCTCGTCCACATTGTTGACCTTCCACCATGGGTTGGACTTCTTTTTTCGCTCGCTGCTATCGATAAACCCATTCTTTTTGGACCAAACATAGCTGGACGGATGTTTCCAGAGGCACTTCTTGACAATCAAACACTTTCGGTTATCGAAGAGGAAAAAGCCCCACTGCTCCGCCAATGGCGATTGTATGGAGAGCGCGTGGAACGGACAAAGCTATCACTCCTTTCGTCACCGCTTTTCCAATCACAAGGATATCTCTGCTTTAGTGAGTTCATGCGGACAATTCTTGTCGAAAGAGGTCTTGATGCGGACCAAATCCATCCACTTCGCTCTGGTGTCCCTACAGATATCTTCTACCCAACCGACCAGACTGCGGATACTGCTGAGATGCCCTTCGAGTTATTGTTCGTTGGAAAGCCAACGAAACGGAAGGGATTACAGGTACTATTTAAGGCCATTTCAACACTCTCCGATGAAGGGTTTGCTGTCCGTGTCCGAATTCTTGGATCGACAGCTCCTCCAGAAAATATTACAGTCCCTCGAAGCATCCGTGAACAGATTACGTTTGCAGGTCGCGTTGAACGCAGTGCGCTTGCAGAGGAGTATCGACGCGCGGATGCGTACGTCATTCCTAGCTATTATGAACTCGAAAGTACGTCGATGATAGAAGCCCTGGCCTGTGGAACCCCGTGTGTCGCTACAGATGATGCGTCATTCCGTGAAATTGGAACCGACGCGTCTTGTCTTTTCTTTGAAAAGGGCAACGCCATATCGCTCGCTCAGGCTATCGAATCACTCTACGATGATTACGCTTCCTACCGCACTGGCGCAGTAACAAAGGCGGATAAGTACGACATCAAATACACATTCGATGACCTCATTTCGGTCTATCGGTCTGTTCTATGA
- a CDS encoding O-antigen ligase family protein has protein sequence MVIVGVIGGFSVLKTDTVRLTRANLAFLALYVFLFSSLTWSQYPLATLNRVFDLTFSLLFYFGLVGYWQSRPFDIERWWGLLIWIGLASLSATTLYFVSPPVEDIVRTTSNGIARHLVVFFPLFLGMIELSQKRSATFFFAAVSLLSVGFLFQTDSRSALITLVPLSIGLTLLYAYAREYDLTTSVVVLGICSLFGAVVVVVGLLFGVGVFTSIFSTIPLSLSNVSGSVIGHDRFAMYSLVYELLPEYWLTGVGYGAFQPMMATVHRKGFVIHNVFLRIWLGGGILSLGIFLYVVVQPLRSFIGRATILRGDSRSVSVIYLALGVSFAGILLMGLFNPILTNPLFIVLLALGTTALEEPTQ, from the coding sequence ATGGTTATTGTTGGCGTGATCGGCGGTTTCAGTGTCCTCAAGACAGATACCGTGCGATTAACGAGAGCGAACCTCGCTTTCTTGGCGCTATATGTATTTCTTTTCAGTAGTCTCACATGGTCTCAGTATCCCTTGGCCACGCTCAATCGTGTATTCGACCTGACGTTCTCGCTCCTCTTTTACTTCGGTCTCGTGGGTTATTGGCAATCTCGCCCCTTTGATATCGAACGTTGGTGGGGTCTTCTCATCTGGATTGGACTCGCCTCATTGTCCGCTACTACTCTTTATTTCGTTTCTCCTCCTGTCGAAGACATTGTTCGAACTACGAGTAACGGCATTGCTCGACATCTTGTCGTTTTCTTCCCACTTTTTTTGGGTATGATCGAACTTTCACAGAAGCGTTCAGCTACCTTCTTCTTTGCTGCAGTCTCGCTTCTTTCAGTGGGATTTCTCTTTCAAACCGATTCCCGAAGCGCGCTAATCACACTGGTACCTCTGAGCATTGGTTTGACACTTCTCTATGCATACGCTCGCGAGTACGATTTAACAACCAGTGTGGTTGTGCTGGGAATCTGTTCTCTCTTTGGTGCAGTAGTGGTGGTTGTTGGACTTCTCTTTGGGGTGGGTGTTTTCACCAGCATCTTCTCAACAATACCACTCTCCCTATCGAACGTCTCTGGGAGCGTTATTGGACACGACCGGTTCGCAATGTATTCTCTCGTGTATGAACTTCTCCCAGAATATTGGCTCACTGGTGTTGGATACGGTGCGTTCCAGCCGATGATGGCAACCGTGCACAGGAAGGGATTCGTCATTCACAACGTCTTCCTTCGAATCTGGTTAGGGGGCGGGATTCTCTCTCTTGGTATCTTCCTTTACGTGGTGGTTCAACCACTTCGTTCATTCATTGGACGCGCCACAATTCTTCGTGGAGATTCACGCTCGGTTTCAGTTATCTATCTTGCACTCGGCGTTTCCTTCGCGGGAATACTGTTAATGGGCTTATTCAACCCTATCTTGACAAACCCACTATTTATCGTACTACTTGCTCTCGGAACGACTGCGCTTGAGGAACCGACGCAATAA
- a CDS encoding glycosyltransferase, producing the protein MQYRLPFFQDVSEKYEATFLFPKSGQAEPVEGVNHQLFPTRFGIAFSLLFHLLRTDYDVIVNGEMGGMTGLFQTASIFLIARLRGIPHVMWTERYQPPTINLRFRFLVLLYRVVLPYSAACLVPGVRHKEFAVWCGADDDRVIWMPTVSQLSDNPSAFQRATAPDTGDDSAQTILFVGRLERVKGVEYLVRAVAQLQQSHTISLRIGGTGSDEQRLRELVATCNVDNVSFEGWLSQEDLPSYYKQADVLVLPSVTLDSSFSGGSMGDAFGLVCLEAAAFGTPVIVSDAVGAAHEVVIDGENGYIVEQRNSTQLASALDRILSDSEMAYTMSERSAEIASGFTYQAMETGFNSAIQLAITK; encoded by the coding sequence ATGCAGTATCGCCTTCCTTTCTTTCAGGACGTCTCTGAAAAGTATGAGGCCACATTTCTCTTCCCAAAATCAGGGCAAGCCGAACCAGTTGAAGGCGTAAACCACCAATTGTTTCCTACGCGATTCGGCATCGCGTTTTCACTGCTATTCCACCTCTTACGGACTGACTACGACGTCATTGTAAACGGTGAGATGGGTGGGATGACTGGCCTTTTCCAAACCGCCTCTATCTTTCTCATTGCCCGTCTTCGTGGTATCCCACATGTAATGTGGACTGAACGCTACCAACCTCCCACTATAAATCTCAGATTCCGATTTCTCGTATTGCTGTATCGGGTTGTCCTACCTTATTCTGCAGCCTGTCTCGTTCCCGGCGTTCGTCACAAAGAATTTGCTGTTTGGTGTGGCGCTGATGACGACCGTGTCATCTGGATGCCAACAGTGAGCCAGCTTTCGGATAATCCATCTGCATTTCAGAGAGCCACCGCTCCAGACACAGGTGACGATTCTGCGCAGACAATTTTATTCGTTGGCCGATTAGAGCGGGTGAAAGGCGTTGAATATTTGGTGCGTGCAGTGGCACAATTACAACAATCCCATACCATTTCGCTCCGAATCGGTGGTACCGGAAGCGACGAACAACGGCTCCGAGAACTCGTCGCAACCTGTAACGTCGATAACGTCTCGTTTGAGGGATGGCTTTCACAAGAAGACCTTCCCTCCTACTACAAACAAGCGGACGTGCTTGTTCTCCCCTCGGTAACGCTCGACTCCTCCTTCTCGGGTGGGAGTATGGGCGACGCATTTGGATTAGTCTGTCTTGAGGCAGCGGCTTTCGGAACACCCGTCATCGTTTCTGATGCCGTTGGTGCGGCCCACGAAGTGGTCATCGACGGTGAGAATGGGTATATCGTTGAACAACGTAACTCGACTCAATTGGCAAGCGCACTCGACCGCATATTGTCTGATAGTGAAATGGCGTACACTATGAGTGAACGGTCTGCTGAAATCGCGAGTGGATTTACGTATCAAGCGATGGAAACTGGATTCAATTCAGCAATTCAACTCGCAATCACGAAGTGA
- a CDS encoding DUF7571 family protein has protein sequence MKPCHSCQSVIDEYYLDKQLEPLRDLTVDDFNLCADCVVIVADACVECDGGVYVPRAEAATPDYCPACRADLIADTGHDPGWHCDAVSL, from the coding sequence ATGAAACCGTGCCACAGTTGTCAGTCGGTCATCGACGAGTACTACTTGGACAAACAACTCGAACCCCTCCGTGACCTCACCGTAGACGATTTCAACCTCTGTGCGGACTGTGTGGTCATCGTTGCAGATGCGTGCGTAGAATGCGACGGCGGCGTGTACGTTCCCCGAGCCGAAGCCGCCACACCCGACTACTGTCCGGCGTGTCGAGCTGACCTCATCGCCGACACTGGCCACGACCCTGGCTGGCATTGCGATGCCGTGTCCCTCTGA
- a CDS encoding flippase produces MSTLDSIYEKLIAGGLLLSISAILAQALGFVHNIVFAQVLSATAFGQLTIALTIVSVLGTILQFGLGSATRRYLNEYLETNQSERAFGTILFCITVPTLLALIFGLGLYFGAPYVSINLFNDPELEPVIRAGALLLLSKPILDILASSFQGYERFGTSVIVGALGQNFVKFVGALAVAVVGLSVSEVLSAMAGLSIVIAIGGVALIFSEIQPSTFRSVDIPTARLLTFSLPLFLSTFAGRLLSSADYFLIGGLLSTEAVGQYRPAFLIASVIPIGFRAFNQAMYPTAVSLLSNDDRSAFVNLLQTIMFWSFALTIPIFLWTVLFATEILLVFFGPAYQTGATALVILAVAMLVDVILGPVGALLELLEHTNVVLVSYIIAGTVNIVLNLLLIPRYLIVGAAVATAVSLILLNSIQYFAVRSHIRLSRDYSRWFRSLGIATFLVTPFLLLSLPPLVAVVLSIPYFLVTFALTVWVIPLMPREEQLLSTFRSKIIAVFKNERL; encoded by the coding sequence ATGAGCACGCTCGACTCGATTTATGAGAAACTCATTGCCGGAGGGCTTTTGCTCTCAATCTCGGCTATCCTTGCCCAAGCACTCGGGTTCGTACACAACATTGTCTTCGCACAGGTACTCTCCGCTACTGCATTCGGTCAACTAACCATTGCACTCACAATCGTATCGGTGTTGGGAACAATTCTCCAATTTGGGTTGGGTTCTGCAACACGGCGATATCTTAACGAATATCTTGAAACTAACCAGAGTGAACGTGCATTCGGCACCATCCTCTTTTGTATAACGGTTCCAACACTTCTCGCGCTGATTTTCGGCTTGGGGCTCTATTTCGGTGCTCCGTATGTTAGTATCAATCTGTTTAATGATCCAGAACTCGAACCAGTTATCCGTGCAGGTGCACTTTTATTGCTCTCCAAGCCAATCCTTGACATTCTCGCAAGTAGCTTCCAAGGTTACGAACGGTTTGGCACATCGGTAATCGTTGGTGCGCTCGGCCAAAATTTCGTAAAGTTCGTCGGTGCGCTTGCTGTCGCAGTTGTTGGACTCTCGGTTTCCGAGGTTTTGAGTGCCATGGCTGGACTTTCAATAGTAATTGCGATTGGGGGGGTCGCTCTCATCTTCTCTGAAATTCAGCCTTCCACGTTCAGATCAGTAGATATTCCAACAGCACGGCTACTCACGTTTTCGTTACCTCTCTTTCTGTCGACGTTCGCGGGTCGTTTGCTCTCCAGTGCTGATTATTTCTTGATTGGCGGGTTACTATCAACCGAAGCTGTGGGACAATATCGACCAGCGTTCCTTATTGCGAGCGTCATCCCGATTGGTTTTCGTGCATTTAACCAAGCGATGTATCCCACGGCTGTCAGCTTACTCAGTAATGACGACCGCAGCGCTTTCGTAAATTTGCTCCAAACAATCATGTTTTGGTCATTTGCGCTTACAATCCCCATTTTTCTGTGGACTGTGCTGTTTGCAACTGAGATCTTGCTCGTTTTCTTTGGCCCAGCCTATCAAACGGGTGCGACGGCGCTTGTGATACTCGCTGTCGCAATGTTAGTTGACGTCATTCTCGGCCCAGTCGGTGCATTACTCGAATTGCTTGAGCACACAAACGTGGTATTAGTCTCGTATATCATTGCAGGGACTGTGAATATTGTGTTAAATCTCCTTCTTATTCCACGGTATCTCATCGTGGGTGCGGCGGTTGCAACTGCGGTCTCTCTGATTTTGCTCAATTCAATCCAGTATTTTGCAGTTCGTTCCCATATCCGCCTTTCTAGAGACTACTCTCGGTGGTTCCGTAGTCTGGGTATCGCAACCTTCCTCGTGACCCCATTTTTGCTGCTGTCGTTACCACCTTTGGTTGCAGTGGTTCTTTCTATCCCCTACTTCTTGGTCACGTTTGCCCTCACCGTGTGGGTTATTCCACTCATGCCCCGAGAAGAACAGCTCCTCTCGACATTTCGCTCAAAAATTATTGCTGTGTTCAAAAACGAGCGTCTCTGA
- a CDS encoding glycosyltransferase family 2 protein: MTGEKDTGAVSNPRVSVLLTVYNGLPYVEAAIESILSQTFDEFEFVIVDDGSTDGTTELLKSYDDPRINLHIQANSGRAKALETGRSVATGKYIAVIDADDTAESQRLERQVSVLDTNPSVALVGAWYFRRYEREVGHPTEEMVKPPTEHEALIAELPARNPFAHSLVMYRAAVADRVGGYDETMDSCIDYRLWVQIASAGYRVQILDEVLGTIRKHDKRAFKLSGKKQLRYLLTAFSVRWEAATSLDLPFYTRLLPVLMITWAIVPTPLQNLIRKVR; encoded by the coding sequence ATGACAGGAGAAAAAGATACTGGAGCCGTTTCGAATCCACGTGTTTCTGTGTTACTTACAGTGTACAACGGACTCCCCTACGTCGAAGCAGCCATTGAGAGTATCCTCTCACAAACGTTCGACGAATTTGAGTTCGTTATTGTCGATGATGGCTCGACCGATGGCACAACCGAACTCTTGAAAAGTTACGATGATCCACGGATTAACCTCCACATCCAAGCAAACAGCGGCCGTGCAAAAGCGTTAGAAACCGGGCGGTCAGTAGCAACGGGAAAGTACATCGCCGTCATTGATGCAGATGACACAGCAGAGTCACAACGACTTGAACGACAAGTTTCAGTGCTGGATACAAATCCATCAGTTGCCTTGGTAGGAGCATGGTATTTCCGGCGCTACGAACGGGAGGTGGGTCACCCGACAGAAGAAATGGTGAAACCACCGACAGAACACGAGGCACTTATCGCAGAACTTCCGGCTCGAAATCCCTTTGCTCATAGTCTTGTGATGTACCGAGCGGCAGTCGCTGACCGAGTCGGTGGGTACGATGAAACGATGGATTCCTGCATTGACTACCGATTGTGGGTTCAAATCGCGAGCGCAGGCTACCGAGTCCAGATTTTAGATGAGGTACTCGGAACGATACGGAAACACGACAAGCGCGCTTTCAAACTGAGCGGCAAGAAGCAACTCAGATATTTACTCACCGCATTCAGCGTGCGTTGGGAAGCTGCGACGTCACTTGACCTGCCGTTCTATACTCGCCTTCTGCCAGTTCTAATGATTACGTGGGCTATCGTCCCAACACCACTTCAAAATCTCATTAGAAAAGTCAGATGA
- a CDS encoding NAD-dependent epimerase/dehydratase family protein codes for MTDNQPHVAVTGAAGYIGSRVVSDLQNAHPEWEVTALDNFYQGQVSQIGDVHVEHVDIRNRARLAEALSGADIVMHLAAISGVKDCDENPDLAFEVNVQGTNNVAWFCKKTGAALVFPFSMAVLGDPQEFPVTVSHPRDPMNLYGETKLLNERLIETMAEDAFPAHLFLKSNLYGEHEIDGTTVSKPTVINIFVEKALAGEALTVHKPGTQARNFVHVKDVAKAYVLSAEKLLEELESEGTGVSKFELAGKEDPSVADVASLVKQHATAILGEEPPRRLLENPRTETLVDRFDVDTSRTTAELDWQPHYSVEDAIRDGLSRNDGHEIRTSL; via the coding sequence ATGACCGACAATCAGCCACACGTCGCCGTGACAGGTGCGGCCGGATATATTGGAAGCCGTGTGGTGTCCGACTTACAGAACGCCCATCCAGAGTGGGAGGTGACGGCGCTCGATAACTTCTACCAGGGGCAGGTTTCGCAGATTGGAGACGTTCACGTCGAGCACGTCGATATTCGAAATCGAGCTCGGCTTGCGGAGGCGCTTTCAGGTGCGGATATCGTGATGCATCTCGCGGCGATTTCAGGAGTGAAAGACTGCGACGAGAATCCCGATCTTGCCTTCGAGGTGAACGTCCAGGGGACGAACAACGTCGCGTGGTTCTGTAAGAAGACCGGCGCGGCACTCGTCTTCCCGTTCAGCATGGCCGTCCTCGGCGACCCACAGGAGTTCCCCGTTACCGTTTCCCATCCACGGGATCCGATGAATCTGTACGGCGAAACCAAACTCCTGAACGAGCGACTAATCGAGACGATGGCTGAAGATGCGTTCCCTGCACACCTGTTCTTGAAATCGAATCTCTACGGGGAACACGAAATCGATGGGACGACAGTCTCGAAGCCAACCGTGATTAACATCTTCGTCGAGAAGGCGCTTGCTGGTGAAGCGCTGACCGTTCATAAGCCCGGCACGCAGGCGCGAAACTTCGTGCACGTGAAGGACGTGGCAAAGGCGTATGTGTTGAGTGCGGAGAAGCTGTTAGAGGAACTTGAGAGCGAAGGGACCGGCGTCTCGAAGTTTGAACTCGCTGGTAAGGAAGATCCCTCTGTCGCTGACGTTGCGTCGCTCGTCAAACAACATGCGACAGCTATTCTCGGGGAGGAACCTCCTCGTCGCCTGCTCGAAAATCCGCGAACTGAGACGCTGGTGGACCGCTTCGACGTCGACACATCCCGAACAACCGCGGAGCTCGACTGGCAACCGCACTATTCAGTCGAGGATGCAATCCGAGACGGACTTTCCCGAAACGACGGTCACGAGATACGGACGTCTCTGTAG
- a CDS encoding SWIM zinc finger family protein, with protein MSKHLLDRLQYTNRSLKRAQYEAFEFSLTDRGVLVRNGSYADSENHEYLVTITNGIPVDCTCPANARFEGACKHRLAVAIRAPILQAAQKVERIMADGGAVEPTSSAEPVECEACLRDFPCWECYRSGKKELPD; from the coding sequence ATGTCGAAACACCTTCTCGACCGACTGCAGTACACGAATCGCTCACTGAAACGCGCCCAGTACGAGGCCTTCGAATTCTCACTCACCGATCGCGGCGTCCTCGTCAGAAACGGCAGTTACGCAGACTCCGAGAATCACGAGTACCTCGTCACTATCACGAACGGCATCCCAGTCGACTGTACCTGTCCCGCTAATGCCCGCTTCGAGGGTGCGTGCAAGCATCGACTCGCCGTCGCGATTCGCGCTCCCATCTTGCAGGCAGCTCAGAAGGTCGAGCGTATCATGGCCGATGGTGGGGCTGTCGAACCTACATCGAGCGCAGAACCAGTTGAGTGCGAAGCGTGCCTACGTGATTTCCCCTGCTGGGAGTGCTATCGGAGTGGGAAGAAAGAACTACCCGACTAG